GCTTCTATTTACATACATTATCAATCACTGTTGCATATAAAAGTATCCTTGCCTTCTTACATGTCAATTTTCAGAAACGACGCTGGCCATTTTGAACCTTTGGGAAACAATGAAACCCTAAGCTCCCCACTGAAAGACCTCAACACTAATAATTCAGAGGAAACTGAAGTAAAGCAAAAATATGAGTTTGATAAGAAGTTCGATGAGGAATCGGCTAAGAGGGAGCACGGTCCTGCTGCAGATATTCCCTATGTGGGAACGGCAGATGTTGATATATGTGCTCAGGAGCTAAAAGACCCCAGCGGGATTCCAGAACAAACATCAGAGGTATTGAAGGACGAAGAGGTTGCAAAAGAAGCTGTAGATATTGATATCTGCAGATCAGAACTTGAGCCTACACCTTTGCCTTCCTTTGGTGGTCTCGCAAATGTGGATGTATGTGCTGAAGAGATAAATCGCCTGTCTGAATCTACTGAGAAGAAGAGAGATTTGGAAAGCCCACAATTAAATGAAGAACCATTTGAATCACAAGATGAATCTTTTGTTGAAACCACTTCACATATTGAGCAGGATGTAGGCAAACAAGCAAATGCAATGTCTGATTATGATGCTGAAGATGCTGAACAGGGAGTTTTAGAAATGGCTGATAATTTATTACAAGACACTGATCCAGAGGAGAACAGCACTGAGCAGATTTATGTGGAGGAATCAGCTGAAAGTACTACTGAAAACACAGTTGAAGCAGAGCAGGAATCAGAGGAACATATTGAAGAAAAAGATGACTTACCAGAAAATGAAAACCAGGAAGAGACCAATCATGAGTATAACAGCACCAATGACTTTTTAGAAGATGCAGCCAATTCCACACCTGATATTAATAGTAGATCATTGATGGAAATGAAAGACACATACATTGACTACAGTGATGAAATGTATGACAGTAAAAGTGAAGTAATAGATGTTCTAGATGAAGTGCACCATCAGTGCTATACTCATACAGGTGAGCATGAAACTGAAAACAGCACTGATCAACATGATAATACCTCTAAAATTATCGATGAAATGAAGGAGGAAACTCCAAAGCTAGTTTCCCAAATGAACGACGGTGAAACAGAAGACACAGAGGACATGATAAGCAACGAGATTTTAAATACTGATGGAATGGATGCTTCTGAGAAAGATCTAAACTTAGTGAATGTAGATGAAGGGAGTGATCTTGACAGTGATGGCTGTGATGCTGAAGAGATGGATCTGGACATTTTGAACACGCCTGATCAAAATATGGTAAAAGCTGAAGATGAGGAGAATGATTTGACGTATGATACTGAatcaaaggaagatattttgccTTCTGAAGCAGAAGAAGCTGATCCCAGGCCTTTagagggagaaacagaggttATCGGTGAAGAACAGCCTACAGAGTCACAAGAAAAGACTGAAAACACTGAGAATAACAGAGATCAAGAAGATCAGTTGGAGGAGCAATGGAAAAAAAGCCAGGAATCAACACTTGAAAGTGAGAACCGGGAGGATCCTGACAGCAATAGACGAAAGGTAAggtatttttgtttctttcttttcttttctttcacccCCTTTTCATTTGGTAAACAAAAATATggtatttgtataaaaaatttgaaatgagaaatataaatcaacaaaaaaaagttcaataaatGCAAGATCTATGAGGCATCTATGAGtaatcgtgttaaataatcgtgatgTCAATATTGAGCAAAATAATCGTGGTTataatttttgccataatcaAGCAGCCCTACACCATTCTTATCTTGGATGCAGACTATTCCTTTTATTGTCCCAAGTtagtaagtaaaaataaaatcttcaagGACTTGTGAGATCAAAAATTTGGCTCTGTACCTCTCTGGAGAACAGTGATTGAAGATGTCCCTGAAATCGTCCAGCTGGTGAGTACAAGACTGCGAGAGAGTCAAAAAAGCTCAAACGATACATACATGCTATATCATATAGACAGACACTATGCATAGACCCAAACAAATGATTGCAACATTTCATAAAGAAATTCAGAAGGGTTTAGATCTTTAACCAAGAGGTCGGAAGAATATCCATATGCTTTTTTAAAGGGGTTCGAATGAGACCGATTTAGTggtgtttccatggaaacatTTTACTGACCATTT
This portion of the Cyprinus carpio isolate SPL01 chromosome A15, ASM1834038v1, whole genome shotgun sequence genome encodes:
- the LOC109093309 gene encoding protein P200-like produces the protein MSVPFSNTNLWIPRGFGNLLEGLAKEVLRDQPEDIPTFATLYFTKLLKAREESGLDPVEWGAKLEDRFYNNHSFKGTAIQENYISPKINTRNDAGHFEPLGNNETLSSPLKDLNTNNSEETEVKQKYEFDKKFDEESAKREHGPAADIPYVGTADVDICAQELKDPSGIPEQTSEVLKDEEVAKEAVDIDICRSELEPTPLPSFGGLANVDVCAEEINRLSESTEKKRDLESPQLNEEPFESQDESFVETTSHIEQDVGKQANAMSDYDAEDAEQGVLEMADNLLQDTDPEENSTEQIYVEESAESTTENTVEAEQESEEHIEEKDDLPENENQEETNHEYNSTNDFLEDAANSTPDINSRSLMEMKDTYIDYSDEMYDSKSEVIDVLDEVHHQCYTHTGEHETENSTDQHDNTSKIIDEMKEETPKLVSQMNDGETEDTEDMISNEILNTDGMDASEKDLNLVNVDEGSDLDSDGCDAEEMDLDILNTPDQNMVKAEDEENDLTYDTESKEDILPSEAEEADPRPLEGETEVIGEEQPTESQEKTENTENNRDQEDQLEEQWKKSQESTLESENREDPDSNRRKEECNQPQEEEDIMDIPLDDPEANKAAAKIQAGFRGHMTRKKMKPGEKPNEEVSSSGEALNGSQGDSGGTDGVETDATSGPEQ